From Streptomyces fungicidicus, one genomic window encodes:
- a CDS encoding ATP-binding protein has translation MTTTLPPAPARQIVPPEDRYATELAFLAAHDDGPRPPAWRLTPRAVVTFVMGSDGRALKLPDTAEAPAGVPNRLVVEGKFVGDRALVERCVVTLAGERGLLLVGEPGTAKSMLSELLSAAVCGTSGLVVQGTAGTTEDQLKYGWNYALLLAQGPTRQALVPSPVLTAMSRGATARVEEVTRCLPEVQDALVSLLSERRIAVPELAGTDDALAHAAPGFNLIATANLRDKGVSEMSAALKRRFNFETVGPIGDLDAETALVRGQARAAVERSGAPFQVDDAVLEALVTAFRDLREGRSAEGWEVERPSTVMSTAEAVSVAGALALAAAYFPGDRDVLGLLPGHLLGVVRKDDPADAARLRGYWDGPVRRRAEQGSATWRTLWDLRTVLEG, from the coding sequence ATGACCACCACCCTCCCGCCCGCCCCGGCCCGCCAGATCGTCCCGCCCGAGGACCGGTACGCGACCGAACTGGCCTTCCTCGCCGCCCACGACGACGGACCCCGCCCGCCCGCCTGGCGGCTCACCCCGCGCGCGGTCGTCACCTTCGTCATGGGCAGCGACGGCCGGGCCCTGAAGCTGCCCGACACCGCCGAGGCCCCCGCCGGAGTGCCGAACCGCCTGGTCGTCGAGGGCAAGTTCGTCGGCGACCGGGCACTCGTCGAGCGATGCGTGGTGACCCTCGCCGGGGAGCGCGGCCTGCTGCTCGTCGGCGAGCCCGGCACCGCCAAGTCGATGCTGTCCGAGCTGCTCTCCGCCGCCGTGTGCGGCACCAGCGGACTGGTCGTGCAGGGCACGGCCGGAACCACCGAGGACCAGCTCAAGTACGGCTGGAACTACGCGCTGCTTCTGGCCCAGGGCCCCACCCGGCAGGCGCTCGTGCCGTCCCCGGTGCTGACCGCCATGTCCCGGGGCGCGACGGCCCGCGTCGAGGAGGTCACCCGCTGCCTGCCCGAAGTGCAGGACGCCCTGGTGTCGTTGCTCTCCGAGCGGCGGATCGCCGTGCCCGAACTCGCCGGAACCGACGACGCCCTGGCGCACGCGGCACCCGGATTCAACCTCATCGCCACCGCCAACCTGCGGGACAAGGGCGTCTCCGAGATGTCCGCGGCCCTCAAGCGCCGCTTCAACTTCGAGACGGTCGGCCCCATCGGCGACCTCGACGCGGAGACCGCGCTGGTGCGCGGCCAGGCGCGGGCCGCCGTGGAGCGCTCCGGCGCGCCCTTCCAGGTCGACGACGCCGTCTTGGAGGCCCTGGTGACCGCGTTCCGGGACCTGCGCGAGGGCCGGTCGGCCGAGGGCTGGGAGGTGGAGCGGCCCTCGACGGTGATGAGCACCGCCGAAGCCGTGTCCGTCGCCGGCGCGCTCGCCCTAGCGGCCGCCTACTTCCCGGGTGACCGGGACGTGCTCGGACTGCTGCCCGGCCACCTGCTCGGCGTGGTCCGCAAGGACGACCCCGCCGACGCCGCCCGGCTGCGCGGCTACTGGGACGGCCCCGTCCGGCGCCGCGCCGAGCAGGGCTCCGCCACCTGGCGCACCCTGTGGGACCTGCGCACGGTCCTGGAGGGCTGA
- a CDS encoding DUF4132 domain-containing protein — MGWVSAGGYEVALDDGKVVCRNAAGRRLKSVPPKIADDPAVMGLRQLAEWLERHERQCLADVERWMVRSLPVPFAVLAGVWPDPAWRAALRDVVVTGTDGAVAGFLRDADPERGLGVVDLDGDTVRLTPDLVRLPHPVLLEDLEDLREFAVELGVEQRAQQLFREVWHRPAALDAEAASVEDYAGGAFKELRFLHGRATQLGYRVRGGHAVCSVVEEGRAVEARVWVGDYDGYEETETGPLVFTDTAGRVLKLGQVGPVAWSEGMRMAAALYAGRDIEDEERAA, encoded by the coding sequence ATGGGGTGGGTGTCGGCAGGCGGCTACGAGGTCGCCCTCGACGACGGCAAGGTGGTGTGCCGCAACGCGGCCGGACGGCGGCTGAAGTCCGTACCGCCCAAGATCGCCGACGATCCGGCGGTGATGGGGCTGCGGCAGCTCGCCGAGTGGCTGGAGCGCCACGAACGGCAGTGCCTGGCCGACGTGGAGCGGTGGATGGTGCGCTCGCTGCCGGTCCCCTTCGCGGTCCTGGCGGGGGTCTGGCCCGACCCCGCCTGGCGGGCCGCCCTCCGCGACGTGGTGGTCACGGGGACGGACGGCGCGGTGGCCGGATTCCTGCGCGACGCCGACCCCGAGCGCGGCCTCGGCGTGGTCGACCTCGACGGCGACACCGTCCGGCTCACCCCGGACCTGGTGCGCCTGCCGCACCCGGTCCTCCTCGAAGACCTGGAGGACCTCCGGGAGTTCGCCGTCGAACTCGGCGTCGAGCAGCGCGCGCAGCAGCTCTTCCGCGAGGTGTGGCACCGGCCCGCGGCACTCGACGCCGAGGCCGCCTCCGTCGAGGACTACGCGGGCGGCGCCTTCAAGGAACTGCGCTTCCTGCACGGCCGCGCCACCCAGCTGGGCTACCGCGTGCGCGGCGGCCACGCCGTGTGCTCCGTGGTGGAGGAGGGCCGCGCCGTCGAGGCCCGGGTGTGGGTCGGCGACTACGACGGATACGAGGAGACGGAGACCGGCCCCCTGGTCTTCACCGACACGGCCGGCCGGGTGCTCAAGCTCGGTCAGGTCGGGCCCGTGGCCTGGTCGGAGGGCATGCGCATGGCGGCCGCGCTGTACGCCGGACGCGACATCGAGGACGAGGAGCGTGCGGCATGA
- a CDS encoding restriction endonuclease → MSRRPPQRRRRPGRSRRQQQEDMRLPAVGIAALAAISLLVMVVNWLIAHWWVLVVAVLVLLLGGLGWWQHRTQRAQWQRVRTRALRYGLRQLDALTHRQFEHAIRDLMHRDGCADAAQVGGRGDLGADVKATDPYGRRWVIQCKHRRNGDRGAAVGTPDLQVLNGTGRPVHRADVVVMVTNGRITRPGRAFARQQRLHLVDRQVLAQWATGSRPLWELLGAGPPPRRPTARS, encoded by the coding sequence ATGAGCCGGCGCCCGCCTCAGCGCCGCCGGCGACCGGGGCGCAGCCGCCGGCAGCAGCAGGAGGACATGCGGCTGCCGGCCGTGGGGATTGCCGCGTTGGCGGCCATCAGCCTGCTGGTGATGGTGGTCAACTGGCTGATCGCCCACTGGTGGGTCCTCGTCGTCGCCGTCCTCGTCCTGCTGCTCGGAGGGCTGGGATGGTGGCAGCACCGTACCCAGCGCGCGCAGTGGCAGCGGGTCCGGACGCGTGCACTGCGTTACGGGCTCAGGCAGCTGGACGCGCTCACCCACCGCCAGTTCGAGCACGCCATCAGGGACCTGATGCACCGCGACGGCTGCGCGGACGCCGCTCAGGTCGGCGGCCGGGGCGACCTCGGCGCGGACGTGAAGGCCACCGACCCCTACGGCCGGCGCTGGGTCATCCAGTGCAAGCACCGCAGAAACGGCGACCGGGGCGCGGCCGTCGGCACACCCGATCTGCAGGTCCTCAACGGCACCGGCCGCCCCGTCCACCGAGCGGACGTCGTCGTCATGGTCACCAACGGCCGCATCACCCGGCCCGGCCGCGCCTTCGCCCGCCAACAGCGCCTTCACCTCGTCGACCGCCAGGTCCTCGCGCAATGGGCGACCGGCTCGCGCCCGTTGTGGGAACTGCTGGGTGCGGGACCTCCACCGCGGCGGCCGACAGCACGCTCATGA
- a CDS encoding YdeI/OmpD-associated family protein: protein MPIGQVWFAAGVTQDLEIVAFESAEAFEAWLGENHAVSPGIWLKLRKKGPGIVALDYVQALEVALCYGWIDGQKGKFDDQWWLQRFTPRTPRSKWSKVNRGKAAALIEQGRMRPPGQAEVDRAKADGRWEAAYDGVKTATVPDDLAAALSANPGAAKFFETLDRQNRYAILYRIQDAKKSETRARRIEKYVAMLAKGEKLHP, encoded by the coding sequence ATGCCAATCGGCCAGGTGTGGTTCGCTGCTGGGGTGACTCAGGACTTGGAGATCGTCGCATTCGAATCCGCCGAGGCGTTCGAGGCATGGCTCGGTGAGAACCACGCCGTCTCACCGGGCATCTGGCTCAAGCTCCGCAAGAAAGGCCCCGGAATCGTCGCCCTGGACTACGTCCAAGCGCTCGAGGTGGCACTGTGCTACGGCTGGATCGACGGCCAGAAGGGCAAGTTCGACGACCAGTGGTGGCTCCAGCGGTTCACCCCGCGCACACCGCGCAGCAAGTGGTCCAAGGTCAACCGGGGCAAGGCGGCAGCCCTGATCGAACAGGGCCGGATGCGCCCGCCGGGACAGGCCGAGGTCGACCGCGCCAAGGCGGACGGTCGCTGGGAGGCAGCCTACGACGGTGTGAAGACCGCCACGGTGCCGGACGACCTCGCGGCGGCCCTGTCCGCCAACCCCGGCGCGGCGAAGTTCTTCGAGACACTGGACCGGCAGAACCGCTACGCCATCCTGTACCGGATCCAGGACGCCAAGAAGTCCGAGACCCGGGCGCGCCGGATCGAGAAGTACGTGGCAATGCTGGCGAAGGGCGAGAAGCTGCACCCGTAG
- a CDS encoding transposase, which yields MVPEAPSRPQGGGRRRHGDRGVLAAIVFVATSGCTWQQLPAASFGPPGATAHRRFTEWTKARVWAELHRLVLDDLGARGDLDWSRCAIDSVNMRAPKRGT from the coding sequence GTGGTTCCGGAGGCACCGTCGCGGCCGCAGGGTGGTGGCCGGCGTCGCCACGGCGACCGTGGGGTCCTGGCCGCGATCGTGTTCGTGGCGACCTCGGGCTGCACATGGCAGCAACTGCCCGCGGCCTCATTTGGGCCGCCCGGCGCGACGGCCCACCGCCGGTTCACCGAGTGGACCAAGGCCCGGGTGTGGGCCGAGCTCCACCGCCTGGTCCTTGACGATCTCGGTGCCCGCGGTGACCTGGACTGGTCGCGGTGCGCGATCGACTCGGTCAACATGCGAGCCCCGAAAAGGGGGACCTGA
- a CDS encoding SMI1/KNR4 family protein → MDSRIPRLRRKLARIPYAPNRSHSFGEERHEFRLGPRLTKGQAETFQTEHDVELPQPYRDFLTNMGGSGAAPYYGLIPLEDCTLFTMNSRDASTGSRGFSRAYRPTRRGDLFLRVIERGCSDLVLIGVTGPLTGRMLIGNADGFRGPNVSSAPDFLAWYERWLDHMAAGQDNRALELTSPQLRAQPIRQRSAHSP, encoded by the coding sequence ATGGACTCCCGCATCCCGCGGTTGCGACGCAAGCTGGCACGCATCCCCTACGCGCCCAACCGAAGCCACTCCTTTGGGGAGGAGCGGCACGAGTTTCGTCTCGGCCCCCGCCTCACCAAAGGGCAGGCAGAAACCTTTCAGACCGAGCATGACGTGGAACTCCCACAGCCCTATCGTGATTTCCTCACCAACATGGGCGGCAGCGGTGCGGCTCCGTACTACGGACTGATCCCGTTGGAGGACTGCACGCTCTTCACGATGAACTCCAGAGACGCCAGCACGGGCTCGAGGGGATTCAGCCGGGCCTACCGCCCCACCCGCCGTGGTGACCTGTTCCTGCGCGTCATCGAACGCGGCTGCAGCGATCTCGTCCTCATAGGCGTAACAGGCCCCCTCACCGGGCGCATGCTCATCGGCAACGCAGACGGTTTCCGGGGCCCGAACGTCTCCTCAGCCCCGGACTTTCTCGCCTGGTACGAACGATGGCTCGACCACATGGCTGCCGGACAGGACAACCGGGCTCTGGAACTCACCTCACCCCAGCTCCGAGCGCAGCCGATTCGGCAGCGGTCCGCTCACTCGCCGTGA
- a CDS encoding phosphotransferase family protein, protein MRQFTDSEALSGIVPEALGAGVRVVRVDRLRGGSKKGVYRVHTSGSRAASVIVYSWAEAEDFWPAAEAVDPAHPFAHASGLAPFLAAQRRLDGLGVRVPGVLLADDSRRRYPADVAVVEDIAGGTLEALLETDPARASHALNELAATLDLMHQQHSQHYGRVDLLERGDKASGDSCEQLVLERAVEDLAEAAERDPGIGSAAAPLHVRLEELATRVAPRTQHGLIHGELGPDHVLVDASGHPVLIDIEGLMFFDVEWEHVFLRLRFGDRYPALSRPGLDPARLDLYMLAMRLSLVAGPLRLLDGDFPHRTVMREIAEHNAKAALALLVH, encoded by the coding sequence ATGCGCCAGTTCACGGATAGTGAAGCCTTGTCAGGGATCGTGCCTGAGGCACTGGGGGCGGGAGTCCGCGTTGTCCGAGTGGACCGGTTGCGTGGTGGGAGCAAGAAGGGCGTCTACCGGGTTCACACGAGCGGATCACGTGCAGCGAGTGTGATCGTCTACAGCTGGGCCGAGGCCGAGGACTTCTGGCCGGCTGCGGAAGCCGTCGACCCGGCCCACCCCTTCGCTCACGCCTCCGGGCTGGCCCCCTTCCTGGCGGCCCAGCGGAGACTGGACGGCCTTGGAGTCCGGGTTCCAGGGGTGCTTCTCGCTGACGACAGCCGACGCCGCTACCCGGCGGACGTGGCAGTCGTCGAGGACATTGCCGGCGGCACTCTGGAAGCGCTCCTGGAGACGGATCCCGCACGCGCGTCGCATGCCTTGAACGAGCTGGCCGCGACGCTCGACCTGATGCACCAGCAGCACAGTCAGCACTACGGCAGGGTGGACTTGCTCGAACGGGGTGACAAGGCGAGTGGCGATTCATGCGAGCAACTGGTGCTCGAGCGTGCCGTCGAGGACCTCGCCGAGGCGGCCGAACGCGACCCCGGCATCGGATCAGCCGCGGCCCCGTTGCACGTCCGCCTGGAGGAACTGGCCACACGAGTGGCTCCGCGCACGCAGCACGGGCTGATTCACGGAGAACTCGGGCCCGACCATGTCCTGGTCGATGCGTCCGGGCACCCCGTCCTCATCGACATCGAGGGTCTGATGTTCTTCGATGTCGAGTGGGAGCACGTGTTCCTGCGGCTTCGTTTCGGTGACCGGTACCCGGCCTTGTCCCGCCCCGGACTCGATCCGGCACGGCTCGACCTCTACATGCTTGCGATGCGCCTCTCACTGGTGGCCGGCCCTCTTCGCCTGCTCGACGGCGATTTCCCGCACCGCACGGTGATGCGGGAAATCGCCGAGCACAACGCGAAGGCGGCGCTGGCTCTGTTGGTCCACTAG
- a CDS encoding helix-turn-helix domain-containing protein gives MTDPAPECAALAERLRALRARTGLSLAALAARTPYSKSSWERYLNGRLPVPRQAVEALCERAGEPSGRLLALWELADAQWSGRARSAAPPPKEPEHDAGTGVARPRRHRRRLALGTVTALAAAVAAAAAVSLPDRDSGRPAAPVSPALDPAPGCHGDGCDGRDPDGMACGLPGRADALGPPHRTGTGARVEIRYSTVCAAAWGRVWHARPGDTVEVTAPGARPRSVVVRTPADTRVYRFTPMIGGAPRTGLRLCFLPAGGTSRECYHP, from the coding sequence ATGACCGACCCCGCCCCCGAGTGCGCGGCCCTGGCCGAACGGCTCCGCGCGCTGCGCGCCCGCACCGGCCTGAGCCTGGCGGCCCTGGCCGCGCGCACCCCGTACAGCAAGTCGTCCTGGGAGCGCTATCTCAACGGCAGGCTGCCGGTGCCCCGGCAGGCCGTCGAGGCACTCTGCGAGAGGGCCGGCGAACCATCCGGGCGGCTGCTCGCGCTCTGGGAGCTGGCGGACGCCCAGTGGAGCGGTCGCGCCCGCTCCGCCGCACCGCCGCCGAAGGAACCGGAGCACGACGCCGGGACCGGCGTGGCGCGCCCCCGGCGGCACCGGCGCCGGCTCGCCCTCGGCACCGTGACCGCCCTGGCGGCGGCGGTGGCTGCGGCGGCCGCCGTGTCACTGCCCGACCGGGACTCCGGGCGCCCGGCGGCCCCGGTCTCCCCGGCACTGGATCCGGCCCCCGGCTGCCACGGCGACGGCTGCGACGGGAGGGACCCCGACGGGATGGCCTGCGGACTGCCCGGCCGGGCCGACGCGCTCGGTCCGCCCCACCGCACCGGCACCGGCGCCCGCGTGGAGATCCGGTACAGCACGGTGTGCGCCGCCGCGTGGGGGCGCGTCTGGCACGCCCGCCCCGGGGACACGGTCGAGGTCACCGCGCCCGGCGCCCGCCCGCGCAGCGTCGTCGTCCGCACCCCGGCGGACACCCGCGTCTACCGCTTCACCCCGATGATCGGCGGGGCACCCCGCACCGGCCTGCGCCTCTGCTTCCTCCCGGCCGGCGGTACCTCCCGCGAGTGCTACCACCCTTAG
- a CDS encoding helix-turn-helix domain-containing protein yields the protein MPRWKELPDSLDQRVRQLVVQLRRLKDRSGLSLTSLAARTDYSRSSWERCLNGKALPPRHAVEQLARITGTEPTRLLVLYEVAEEAWRRRTAPAADTEDDTPVPAGPRQGAEERDGPRPGVSRPVAAAAVVAAALAGLCAGWLTAAPGGGADDGTATGDAAGAPTAQPGSGGSATSARHGPGRYVFEPWKTYPCPVRRSGGVLAAGYSTTRTAVLAGPGWDVVEAQCLLKHHRIDPGTVDGIYGQRTIAAVTRLQKEAGLPADGIVGPHTWRVLRG from the coding sequence ATGCCGCGTTGGAAGGAACTGCCCGACTCGCTGGACCAGCGGGTCCGGCAACTCGTCGTGCAGCTGCGCAGATTGAAGGACCGCAGCGGGCTGAGCCTCACCTCGCTCGCGGCCCGGACCGACTACAGCCGCTCCTCGTGGGAGCGCTGTCTCAACGGGAAGGCGCTGCCGCCGCGTCACGCCGTGGAGCAGCTGGCCCGGATCACGGGGACGGAACCGACCCGGCTGCTGGTCCTGTACGAGGTGGCCGAGGAGGCCTGGCGGCGGCGGACCGCGCCCGCCGCGGACACGGAGGACGACACCCCCGTACCGGCGGGGCCGCGCCAGGGGGCGGAGGAGCGGGACGGACCGCGGCCCGGGGTCTCCCGGCCCGTCGCGGCGGCCGCCGTCGTGGCCGCCGCGCTCGCCGGACTGTGCGCGGGATGGCTGACGGCCGCCCCGGGCGGCGGTGCCGACGACGGCACGGCGACGGGCGACGCGGCAGGCGCCCCGACCGCCCAGCCGGGTTCCGGCGGCAGCGCCACGTCCGCCCGGCACGGGCCCGGACGGTATGTCTTCGAGCCGTGGAAGACCTATCCCTGCCCGGTGCGCCGCAGCGGCGGGGTCCTGGCCGCGGGATACAGCACGACACGCACCGCCGTGCTCGCCGGACCGGGCTGGGACGTGGTGGAGGCGCAGTGCCTGCTCAAGCACCACCGCATCGACCCGGGCACCGTCGACGGGATCTACGGGCAGCGCACGATCGCGGCCGTGACGCGGCTGCAGAAGGAGGCCGGACTGCCCGCCGACGGCATCGTGGGCCCGCACACCTGGCGGGTGCTGCGCGGATGA
- a CDS encoding DUF4396 domain-containing protein, with protein sequence MDHSTHHAATGHGHATWATAMKATLHCLTGCAVGEILGMVIGTALLWGNVPTMILAIALAFVFGYSFTLFAVMRAGLSLRAAVKVALAADTVSIAVMELVDNAIIALTPGAMEAQLSDGLFWSALLGGFAVAFLITTPVNKWMIGRGKGHAVAHAHH encoded by the coding sequence ATGGACCACAGCACACATCACGCCGCGACCGGGCACGGCCACGCGACCTGGGCGACGGCCATGAAGGCGACGCTGCACTGCCTCACCGGGTGTGCCGTCGGCGAGATCCTCGGCATGGTCATCGGCACCGCCCTGCTGTGGGGCAACGTGCCGACCATGATCCTCGCGATCGCCCTGGCCTTCGTCTTCGGCTACTCCTTCACGCTCTTCGCCGTGATGCGCGCCGGCCTGTCCCTCCGGGCCGCGGTCAAGGTGGCACTGGCCGCCGACACGGTCTCCATCGCGGTGATGGAGCTGGTCGACAACGCGATCATCGCCCTGACGCCGGGCGCGATGGAGGCGCAGCTGTCGGACGGCCTCTTCTGGTCGGCGCTGCTCGGCGGCTTCGCCGTGGCGTTCCTGATCACCACGCCGGTGAACAAGTGGATGATCGGCCGGGGCAAGGGACATGCCGTCGCCCACGCCCACCACTGA
- a CDS encoding aldo/keto reductase: MHTRTLGSEGPAVSALGLGAMGMSGAYGAADRKESIATVHAALEAGVTLFDTGDFYAMGHNELLLAEALRGRDRDSYRLSVKFGMLSGPRPVFGGYDGRPEAVRSFLAYSLTRLGTDHIDIYRPARLDPAVPIEETVGAIKELIEAGHVRHLGLSEVDAETIRRAHAVHPVTDLQMEYSLISRSVEADVLPALRELGIGLTAYGVLGRGLISGHWTAGHSAGPGDHRAVSPRFASGNVEHNLALVEALRRIAGAKGCTVAQLVIAWVAAQGEDIVPLVGARTRARLAEALPALDLALTPDDLAVIEKAVPPGAARGDRYPPAFMSHLGVGN; this comes from the coding sequence ATGCACACACGCACGCTGGGCAGCGAGGGTCCCGCCGTCTCCGCGCTGGGCCTGGGGGCGATGGGCATGTCCGGTGCCTACGGAGCGGCCGACCGCAAGGAGAGCATCGCCACCGTGCACGCGGCGCTGGAGGCCGGCGTCACGCTGTTCGACACGGGCGACTTCTACGCGATGGGCCACAACGAGCTGCTGCTCGCCGAGGCGCTGCGCGGCCGCGACCGGGACAGCTACCGGCTGAGCGTCAAGTTCGGCATGCTGAGCGGACCGCGTCCGGTCTTCGGCGGCTACGACGGCCGCCCGGAGGCGGTGCGGAGCTTCCTGGCCTACTCGCTGACCCGCCTCGGCACCGACCACATCGACATCTACCGCCCCGCCCGGCTGGACCCGGCGGTGCCGATCGAGGAGACGGTGGGCGCGATCAAGGAGCTGATCGAGGCCGGACACGTGCGGCATCTCGGCCTCTCGGAGGTCGACGCGGAGACGATCCGCCGGGCGCACGCCGTACACCCGGTGACCGACCTGCAGATGGAGTACTCGCTGATCTCCCGTTCCGTGGAGGCGGACGTGCTGCCCGCGCTGCGGGAACTCGGCATCGGCCTGACCGCGTACGGCGTCCTCGGCCGCGGCCTGATCTCCGGGCACTGGACCGCCGGGCACAGCGCCGGCCCCGGCGACCACCGCGCGGTCAGCCCCCGGTTCGCGAGCGGCAACGTGGAACACAACCTCGCCCTCGTCGAAGCGCTGCGCCGGATCGCCGGGGCGAAGGGGTGCACGGTGGCCCAGCTGGTCATCGCCTGGGTGGCCGCCCAGGGCGAGGACATCGTGCCGCTGGTCGGCGCGCGCACCCGCGCGCGCCTGGCGGAGGCGCTGCCGGCGCTGGATCTGGCCCTCACCCCGGACGACCTCGCCGTGATCGAGAAGGCGGTCCCGCCGGGTGCGGCGCGTGGCGACCGGTACCCGCCCGCGTTCATGTCCCACCTCGGCGTCGGGAACTGA
- a CDS encoding helix-turn-helix domain-containing protein, translated as MEREELADFLRRRRKGIRPAEVGITDGPRRRTPGLRREEVAMLAGMSVDYVVRLEQGRSSQPSAQLLVALARALRLSDDERDHLFHLAGHRPPPADGVARPARAGLVRLLDLLGDAPAMVLSDLGEVLAQNRASVLLAGDLTGFTGDRRYVVYRWFTDPGTRAVHVPEERDHHARWLVADLRAAAGRRSGDPTVTGLVDRLRAASSDFRALWAEHEVAVRRADRKTFLHPRVGRLRMDCETLVTLDQRQQLLVLTPADAGARERLELLRVLGSEEFPLGAPGAPGP; from the coding sequence ATGGAACGTGAGGAACTCGCCGACTTCCTGCGCCGCCGCCGCAAGGGCATCCGCCCCGCCGAGGTCGGCATCACCGACGGCCCCCGTCGCCGCACCCCGGGACTGCGCCGGGAAGAGGTCGCGATGCTGGCGGGCATGTCGGTGGACTACGTCGTACGGCTCGAGCAGGGCCGCAGCAGTCAGCCCTCGGCGCAGTTGCTCGTCGCGCTGGCCCGTGCGCTGCGTCTTTCCGACGACGAGCGCGACCACCTGTTCCACCTGGCGGGTCACCGGCCCCCGCCCGCCGACGGGGTGGCCCGGCCGGCCCGGGCGGGTCTGGTGCGCCTGCTCGACCTGCTCGGCGACGCGCCGGCCATGGTGCTGTCCGACCTGGGCGAGGTGCTCGCCCAGAACCGCGCGTCCGTCCTGCTGGCGGGCGACCTCACCGGTTTCACCGGCGACCGGCGCTACGTCGTGTACCGCTGGTTCACCGACCCGGGCACCCGCGCCGTCCATGTGCCCGAGGAGCGGGACCACCACGCTCGCTGGCTCGTGGCCGACCTGCGCGCGGCAGCCGGGCGCAGGTCGGGCGACCCCACGGTCACCGGACTAGTGGACCGGTTGCGGGCAGCGAGCTCCGACTTCCGCGCGCTGTGGGCGGAGCACGAAGTGGCTGTCCGGCGCGCCGACCGCAAGACCTTCCTGCACCCACGGGTGGGCCGCCTGCGGATGGACTGCGAGACCCTGGTGACCCTCGACCAGCGGCAGCAACTGCTGGTACTCACCCCGGCGGACGCCGGGGCCCGCGAACGTCTGGAGCTGCTGCGCGTACTGGGCAGCGAGGAGTTCCCCCTGGGGGCGCCCGGCGCACCCGGGCCGTGA
- a CDS encoding DUF998 domain-containing protein has protein sequence MLLVPRWVLLSSGCAPVLLISGWMIAASLEGPAYDPATQTISVLAAYGAAGSWVMTGALLALGACHLLTAWGLRAAATAGRVALAGGGLAALVVALLPVPSSGGSLRHGSVAAVGFALLALWPVLAAAGGTAPWALRPAPSAMATALMVAGAAWFLVEVHRDGPAGVAERVVTALQSVWPFVVVTSCLRHFGDGARWPAPRQD, from the coding sequence ATGTTGCTTGTTCCCAGATGGGTCCTGCTGTCGTCGGGGTGCGCGCCCGTGCTGCTGATCAGCGGCTGGATGATCGCCGCTTCGCTGGAGGGCCCCGCCTACGACCCCGCCACCCAGACGATCAGCGTGCTGGCCGCCTACGGCGCCGCGGGATCCTGGGTGATGACCGGGGCGCTCCTCGCCCTGGGCGCGTGTCATCTGCTCACCGCCTGGGGGCTGCGCGCGGCGGCGACGGCGGGACGCGTCGCGCTGGCCGGGGGCGGCCTGGCGGCGCTGGTGGTGGCGCTGCTCCCGGTGCCGAGCAGCGGAGGATCGCTGCGCCATGGCTCTGTCGCCGCCGTCGGCTTCGCGCTCCTGGCCCTGTGGCCGGTCCTGGCCGCCGCCGGCGGCACCGCTCCCTGGGCCCTGCGGCCCGCGCCGTCGGCCATGGCGACCGCCCTGATGGTCGCGGGCGCGGCATGGTTCCTCGTGGAGGTGCACCGCGACGGCCCGGCCGGCGTCGCGGAGCGCGTGGTGACGGCCCTCCAGTCCGTGTGGCCCTTCGTGGTGGTCACCTCGTGCCTCCGTCACTTCGGCGACGGCGCCCGGTGGCCCGCGCCCCGGCAGGACTGA